A single region of the Biomaibacter acetigenes genome encodes:
- a CDS encoding phosphomannomutase/phosphoglucomutase: MKINPNIFRQYDIRGIVGQDLDEELANILGKAFGTFAVKNGEKKVLVGSDNRSSSPSLKKSVIDGLLSTGCDVVDIGTVITPIFYYSRIRYDINPGIMVTASHNPGEFNGFKVGFGPGTIYGEEIQELRRMMEKGEFVTGNGNLSYLDPTEDYINMICEKIHLDRKLRVGVDCGNGTASFFAEKLFKRLGVDVYPIYCDSDPGFPHHFPDPVKPENLKDLRDLVLKEKLDLGIGFDGDGDRIGVVDDSGNVIFGDMLMILFWREIMPRHPGATAIVEVKCSQALPEEIQKLGGKPMFYKTGHSLIKAKMRQIGAVFTGEMSGHMFFADEYYGYDDALYAAARLLRILSKTSRKLSELLSDVPRYYSTPELRVHCPDEEKFKKVEEVKEYFRDKYPMIEVDGARVLFPEGWGLVRSSNTGPELIVRCEARTQEGLEKIKDEIQDALKPLKLF, encoded by the coding sequence GTGAAAATAAATCCCAATATCTTCAGACAGTATGACATAAGAGGCATTGTAGGGCAGGATTTGGATGAAGAATTGGCTAACATCCTGGGCAAGGCATTTGGAACTTTTGCCGTCAAAAACGGCGAAAAAAAGGTCTTGGTAGGCAGCGATAACCGCTCCTCTTCTCCTTCTTTAAAAAAATCTGTCATAGACGGCCTTTTATCCACCGGCTGCGATGTGGTTGACATCGGCACCGTCATCACTCCCATTTTTTATTACTCCCGGATCCGCTATGATATAAATCCCGGCATCATGGTCACTGCCAGCCACAATCCGGGGGAGTTCAACGGTTTCAAGGTAGGCTTCGGTCCAGGTACCATATACGGCGAAGAGATCCAGGAACTTCGCAGGATGATGGAAAAGGGCGAGTTTGTCACGGGAAACGGGAATTTATCATATTTGGACCCCACCGAAGATTACATAAATATGATTTGCGAAAAGATACATCTTGATAGAAAACTGCGGGTAGGTGTGGACTGCGGAAACGGCACCGCATCCTTTTTCGCTGAAAAACTGTTCAAACGTCTGGGTGTTGATGTCTATCCCATATACTGCGATTCCGACCCGGGCTTTCCCCATCATTTTCCCGACCCGGTAAAGCCTGAGAATCTCAAGGATTTGAGAGACCTGGTATTGAAAGAAAAGCTGGACCTTGGCATAGGTTTTGACGGTGACGGTGATCGCATAGGCGTGGTGGATGACAGCGGAAACGTCATATTCGGCGACATGCTGATGATACTCTTCTGGCGTGAGATCATGCCGAGGCATCCCGGCGCCACCGCCATCGTGGAAGTAAAGTGCTCCCAGGCCCTTCCGGAAGAGATACAAAAGCTGGGCGGAAAGCCAATGTTCTATAAGACCGGCCATTCCCTCATAAAGGCCAAGATGAGGCAAATCGGTGCAGTGTTTACCGGTGAGATGTCGGGCCATATGTTCTTTGCGGATGAGTATTACGGCTATGATGACGCGCTGTATGCTGCCGCAAGGTTGCTCAGGATCCTGTCAAAAACCTCCCGCAAGCTCTCAGAGCTTTTATCCGATGTGCCCCGCTATTACTCGACGCCGGAACTTCGGGTGCACTGCCCCGATGAGGAAAAATTCAAGAAGGTTGAAGAAGTAAAGGAGTATTTCAGGGATAAATATCCCATGATCGAAGTGGACGGAGCCCGGGTACTCTTCCCCGAAGGCTGGGGTCTTGTCCGCAGTTCCAATACAGGGCCGGAGCTCATAGTGCGATGCGAGGCCAGAACTCAAGAAGGGTTGGAGAAAATAAAGGATGAGATACAGGATGCATTGAAACCCCTAAAACTTTTTTGA